One part of the Arabidopsis thaliana chromosome 1 sequence genome encodes these proteins:
- the RTV1 gene encoding uncharacterized protein (related to vernalization1 1) — protein sequence MQMDSAQNQFNKRARLFEDPELKDAKVIYPSNPESTEPVNKGYGGSTAIQSFFKESKAEETPKVLKKRGRKKKNPNPEEVNSSTPGGDDSENRSKFYESASARKRTVTAEERERAVNAAKTFEPTNPYFRVVLRPSYLYRGCIMYLPSGFAEKYLSGISGFIKLQLGEKQWPVRCLYKAGRAKFSQGWYEFTLENNIGEGDVCVFELLRTRDFVLEVTAFRVNEYV from the exons ATGCAAATGGATTCCGCACAGAATCAGTTCAACAAACGTGCTCGATTGTTTGAAGATCCTGAACTCAAAGATGCTAAGGTCATTTATCCATCGAACCCTGAATCTACTGAACCAGTGAATAAAGGTTATGGCGGTTCTACAGCCATCCAAAGCTTTTTCAAAGAATCTAAAGCTGAAGAAACGCCCAAGGTACTTAAGAAGagaggaaggaagaagaagaatcctaATCCCG AGGAAGTAAACTCTTCAACTCCCGGTGGAGATGACTCAGAGAACCGCTCAAAGTTCTACGAGAGTGCTTCTGCTAGAAAGAGAACTGTAACTgcagaggaaagagagagagccgTCAATGCAGCCAAAACATTCGAACCAACAAATCCTTACTTTAGAGTTGTTCTGCGACCATCATATCTATACAGAGGTTGCATCATg TACTTGCCATCTGGGTTTGCTGAGAAATACCTAAGTGGGATATCTGGTTTCATCAAGCTCCAGCTCGGTGAGAAACAATGGCCAGTGAGGTGCCTCTACAAAGCAGGGAGAGCTAAGTTTAGCCAAGGATGGTATGAGTTCACACTCGAGAACAATATAGGCGAAGGAGATGTATGTGTGTTTGAGCTACTCAGAACTCGGGATTTCGTTCTCGAAGTCACCGCCTTTCGTGTCAATGAGTATGTGTGA
- a CDS encoding Leucine-rich repeat (LRR) family protein (Leucine-rich repeat (LRR) family protein; FUNCTIONS IN: structural constituent of cell wall; LOCATED IN: endomembrane system; EXPRESSED IN: 9 plant structures; EXPRESSED DURING: L mature pollen stage, M germinated pollen stage, 4 anthesis, C globular stage, petal differentiation and expansion stage; CONTAINS InterPro DOMAIN/s: Leucine-rich repeat-containing N-terminal domain, type 2 (InterPro:IPR013210), Leucine-rich repeat (InterPro:IPR001611); BEST Arabidopsis thaliana protein match is: Leucine-rich repeat (LRR) family protein (TAIR:AT3G19020.1); Has 490010 Blast hits to 170242 proteins in 4186 species: Archae - 1140; Bacteria - 94180; Metazoa - 157463; Fungi - 74619; Plants - 89182; Viruses - 10398; Other Eukaryotes - 63028 (source: NCBI BLink).) → MERPFGCFFILLLISYTVVATFDDEPSFPENADLTKDLEQKCFSINKVDPNLKFENDRLKRAYIALQAWKKAIYSDPFKTTANWVGSDVCSYNGVYCAPALDDDSLTVVAGVDLNHADIAGHLPPELGLMTDLALFHINSNRFCGIIPKSLSKLALMYEFDVSNNRFVGQFPEVSLSWPSLKFLDLRYNEFEGSLPSEIFDKDLDAIFLNNNRFESVIPGTIGKSKASVVTFANNKFSGCIPKSIGNMKNLNEIVFTGNNLTGCFPNEIGLLNNVTVFDASKNGFVGSLPSTLSGLASVEQLDLSHNKLTGFVVDKFCKLPNLDSFKFSYNFFNGEAESCVPGRNNGKQFDDTNNCLQNRPSQKPAKQCLPVVSRPVDCSKDKCSGGSNGGSSPSPNPPRTSEPKPSKPEPVMPKPSDSSKPETPKTPEQPSPKPQPPKHESPKPEEPENKHELPKQKESPKPQPSKPEDSPKPEQPKPEESPKPEQPQIPEPTKPVSPPNEAQGPTPDDPYDASPVKNRRSPPPPKVEDTRVPPPQPPMPSPSPPSPIYSPPPPVHSPPPPVYSSPPPPHVYSPPPPVASPPPPSPPPPVHSPPPPPVFSPPPPVFSPPPPSPVYSPPPPSHSPPPPVYSPPPPTFSPPPTHNTNQPPMGAPTPTQAPTPSSETTQVPTPSSESDQSQILSPVQAPTPVQSSTPSSEPTQVPTPSSSESYQAPNLSPVQAPTPVQAPTTSSETSQVPTPSSESNQSPSQAPTPILEPVHAPTPNSKPVQSPTPSSEPVSSPEQSEEVEAPEPTPVNPSSVPSSSPSTDTSIPPPENNDDDDDGDFVLPPHIGFQYASPPPPMFQGY, encoded by the coding sequence atggagagGCCCTTTGGCTgcttcttcatcctccttCTTATCTCCTATACCGTCGTTGCCACCTTTGACGATGAACCTTCTTTCCCCGAAAACGCCGATCTCACAAAAGATCtagaacaaaaatgttttagcaTCAATAAAGTTGATCCTAACctcaaatttgaaaatgatcGTCTCAAAAGAGCTTACATTGCTCTTCAAGCATGGAAAAAAGCCATTTACTCTGATCCATTTAAAACTACGGCCAATTGGGTTGGTTCTGATGTGTGTTCATACAATGGAGTTTATTGTGCACCTGCTCTAGATGATGATAGTCTCACGGTCGTAGCTGGAGTTGACCTTAACCATGCAGATATAGCCGGACATTTACCACCAGAGCTTGGCCTTATGACGGACCTAGCTTTATTTCACATCAATTCGAATCGGTTTTGTGGGATCATCCCCAAAAGTTTATCGAAACTCGCTTTGATGTACGAATTCGATGTTAGCAACAATCGATTCGTTGGTCAGTTCCCTGAAGTTTCACTCTCATGGCCTTCTTTGAAGTTTCTTGATCTAAGATACAACGAATTTGAAGGAAGCTTGCCATCAGAAATCTTTGATAAAGATCTTGATGCAATTTTCTTGAACAACAATCGGTTTGAATCGGTTATCCCCGGTACAATTGGGAAATCGAAAGCATCGGTTGTGACATTCGCAAACAATAAATTCAGTGGTTGTATCCCAAAATCGATTGGTAATATGAAGAACCTCAATGAGATTGTCTTCACTGGAAACAATTTAACCGGTTGTTTCCCAAACGAGATTGGTTTGCTTAACAATGTGACGGTGTTTGATGCAAGCAAGAACGGTTTTGTCGGTAGTTTACCGTCAACCTTGTCCGGTTTAGCTAGCGTTGAGCAGTTAGATTTATCGCATAATAAGCTCACCGGATTTGTTGTTGACAAATTTTGCAAGTTGCCTAATTTGGACAGCTTCaagttttcttacaattttttcaATGGAGAAGCTGAGAGCTGTGTTCCAGGGAGAAACAATGGGAAACAATTTGATGATACCAACAATTGCTTGCAAAATAGACCGAGCCAAAAGCCGGCTAAACAATGTTTGCCGGTGGTTAGTCGTCCTGTGGATTGTAGCAAGGACAAATGCTCTGGCGGTAGCAATGGTGGCTCTAGCCCATCACCAAATCCACCAAGGACGTCCGAGCCAAAGCCATCAAAACCAGAGCCGGTTATGCCTAAACCTAGTGATTCATCAAAACCCGAGACACCAAAAACACCTGAACAACCTTCACCTAAACCTCAGCCACCAAAGCATGAATCTCCTAAACCGGAAGAACCGGAAAACAAGCATGAGctaccaaaacaaaaggagTCTCCTAAACCACAACCGTCTAAACCTGAAGATTCTCCTAAACCAGAACAACCAAAACCAGAGGAGTCACCTAAGCCTGAACAACCACAGATACCTGAGCCTACTAAACCGGTTTCACCACCAAATGAAGCACAAGGACCAACACCGGATGATCCATATGATGCATCTCCGGTTAAAAATCGTCGTTCTCCGCCACCACCCAAGGTAGAGGATACACGTGtaccaccaccacaaccaccAATGCCTTCCccatcaccaccatcaccgATTTactcaccaccaccaccggttCACTCACCGCCGCCTCCGGTTTattcatcaccaccaccaccacatgTCTACTCTCCACCTCCACCAGTTGCTTCTCCTCCACcgccatcaccaccaccaccagttcactctcctccaccaccaccggttttctctccaccaccaccagttttctctccaccaccaccatcaccagtATACTCACCACCGCCTCCAAGCCactcaccaccaccaccagtaTATTCTCCGCCTCCACCAACTTtctcaccaccaccaacacATAATACAAACCAACCACCAATGGGAGCTCCAACACCGACTCAAGCACCAACACCATCCTCTGAAACAACCCAAGTGCCAACTccatcatcagaatcagatCAATCACAAATTTTGTCACCAGTTCAAGCTCCAACACCGGTTCAATCCTCAACCCCATCCTCTGAACCAACCCAAGTGCCAactccatcatcatcagaatcataTCAAGCACCAAATTTGTCACCAGTTCAAGCTCCAACACCGGTTCAAGCCCCAACCACATCCTCTGAAACATCTCAAGTACCAACTCCATCATCAGAATCAAACCAGTCACCAAGTCAAGCTCCAACACCAATTCTTGAACCGGTTCATGCCCCAACACCAAACTCTAAACCGGTCCAATCACCAACACCATCAAGCGAACCGGTCTCATCACCAGAACAATCAGAAGAAGTTGAAGCACCAGAACCAACACCCGTCAATCCATCATCAGtaccatcatcttctccttccaCTGACACATCTATTCCACCACCGGAAAACaacgacgatgatgatgatggggaTTTCGTCCTACCACCACACATTGGATTCCAATATGCatcgccaccaccaccaatgTTCCAAGGATATTAA
- a CDS encoding transcription initiation factor TFIID subunit 1b-like protein (unknown protein; FUNCTIONS IN: molecular_function unknown; INVOLVED IN: biological_process unknown; LOCATED IN: endomembrane system; EXPRESSED IN: 19 plant structures; EXPRESSED DURING: 10 growth stages; BEST Arabidopsis thaliana protein match is: unknown protein (TAIR:AT3G19030.1); Has 24 Blast hits to 24 proteins in 2 species: Archae - 0; Bacteria - 0; Metazoa - 0; Fungi - 0; Plants - 24; Viruses - 0; Other Eukaryotes - 0 (source: NCBI BLink).), which yields MVTLKMEICIELLKLTVDFVAAVAESIEVAFRHRPPPVIQYSSVMYGRRSNYTAVPIPLVGFL from the coding sequence ATGGTGACTCTAAAAATGGAGATTTGCATCGAGTTGTTGAAATTGACCGTAGATTTCGTCGCCGCCGTTGCAGAATCAATCGAAGTAGCTTTCCGCCATCGTCCTCCACCGGTGATTCAATATTCTTCAGTGATGTATGGTCGCCGGAGTAATTACACCGCCGTTCCCATTCCTCTCGTGGGGTTTCTGTAG
- a CDS encoding Leucine-rich repeat (LRR) family protein, producing MIKTKMERPFGCFFILLLISYTVVATFDDEPSFPENADLTKDLEQKCFSINKVDPNLKFENDRLKRAYIALQAWKKAIYSDPFKTTANWVGSDVCSYNGVYCAPALDDDSLTVVAGVDLNHADIAGHLPPELGLMTDLALFHINSNRFCGIIPKSLSKLALMYEFDVSNNRFVGQFPEVSLSWPSLKFLDLRYNEFEGSLPSEIFDKDLDAIFLNNNRFESVIPGTIGKSKASVVTFANNKFSGCIPKSIGNMKNLNEIVFTGNNLTGCFPNEIGLLNNVTVFDASKNGFVGSLPSTLSGLASVEQLDLSHNKLTGFVVDKFCKLPNLDSFKFSYNFFNGEAESCVPGRNNGKQFDDTNNCLQNRPSQKPAKQCLPVVSRPVDCSKDKCSGGSNGGSSPSPNPPRTSEPKPSKPEPVMPKPSDSSKPETPKTPEQPSPKPQPPKHESPKPEEPENKHELPKQKESPKPQPSKPEDSPKPEQPKPEESPKPEQPQIPEPTKPVSPPNEAQGPTPDDPYDASPVKNRRSPPPPKVEDTRVPPPQPPMPSPSPPSPIYSPPPPVHSPPPPVYSSPPPPHVYSPPPPVASPPPPSPPPPVHSPPPPPVFSPPPPVFSPPPPSPVYSPPPPSHSPPPPVYSPPPPTFSPPPTHNTNQPPMGAPTPTQAPTPSSETTQVPTPSSESDQSQILSPVQAPTPVQSSTPSSEPTQVPTPSSSESYQAPNLSPVQAPTPVQAPTTSSETSQVPTPSSESNQSPSQAPTPILEPVHAPTPNSKPVQSPTPSSEPVSSPEQSEEVEAPEPTPVNPSSVPSSSPSTDTSIPPPENNDDDDDGDFVLPPHIGFQYASPPPPMFQGY from the coding sequence atgattaaaacaaaaatggagagGCCCTTTGGCTgcttcttcatcctccttCTTATCTCCTATACCGTCGTTGCCACCTTTGACGATGAACCTTCTTTCCCCGAAAACGCCGATCTCACAAAAGATCtagaacaaaaatgttttagcaTCAATAAAGTTGATCCTAACctcaaatttgaaaatgatcGTCTCAAAAGAGCTTACATTGCTCTTCAAGCATGGAAAAAAGCCATTTACTCTGATCCATTTAAAACTACGGCCAATTGGGTTGGTTCTGATGTGTGTTCATACAATGGAGTTTATTGTGCACCTGCTCTAGATGATGATAGTCTCACGGTCGTAGCTGGAGTTGACCTTAACCATGCAGATATAGCCGGACATTTACCACCAGAGCTTGGCCTTATGACGGACCTAGCTTTATTTCACATCAATTCGAATCGGTTTTGTGGGATCATCCCCAAAAGTTTATCGAAACTCGCTTTGATGTACGAATTCGATGTTAGCAACAATCGATTCGTTGGTCAGTTCCCTGAAGTTTCACTCTCATGGCCTTCTTTGAAGTTTCTTGATCTAAGATACAACGAATTTGAAGGAAGCTTGCCATCAGAAATCTTTGATAAAGATCTTGATGCAATTTTCTTGAACAACAATCGGTTTGAATCGGTTATCCCCGGTACAATTGGGAAATCGAAAGCATCGGTTGTGACATTCGCAAACAATAAATTCAGTGGTTGTATCCCAAAATCGATTGGTAATATGAAGAACCTCAATGAGATTGTCTTCACTGGAAACAATTTAACCGGTTGTTTCCCAAACGAGATTGGTTTGCTTAACAATGTGACGGTGTTTGATGCAAGCAAGAACGGTTTTGTCGGTAGTTTACCGTCAACCTTGTCCGGTTTAGCTAGCGTTGAGCAGTTAGATTTATCGCATAATAAGCTCACCGGATTTGTTGTTGACAAATTTTGCAAGTTGCCTAATTTGGACAGCTTCaagttttcttacaattttttcaATGGAGAAGCTGAGAGCTGTGTTCCAGGGAGAAACAATGGGAAACAATTTGATGATACCAACAATTGCTTGCAAAATAGACCGAGCCAAAAGCCGGCTAAACAATGTTTGCCGGTGGTTAGTCGTCCTGTGGATTGTAGCAAGGACAAATGCTCTGGCGGTAGCAATGGTGGCTCTAGCCCATCACCAAATCCACCAAGGACGTCCGAGCCAAAGCCATCAAAACCAGAGCCGGTTATGCCTAAACCTAGTGATTCATCAAAACCCGAGACACCAAAAACACCTGAACAACCTTCACCTAAACCTCAGCCACCAAAGCATGAATCTCCTAAACCGGAAGAACCGGAAAACAAGCATGAGctaccaaaacaaaaggagTCTCCTAAACCACAACCGTCTAAACCTGAAGATTCTCCTAAACCAGAACAACCAAAACCAGAGGAGTCACCTAAGCCTGAACAACCACAGATACCTGAGCCTACTAAACCGGTTTCACCACCAAATGAAGCACAAGGACCAACACCGGATGATCCATATGATGCATCTCCGGTTAAAAATCGTCGTTCTCCGCCACCACCCAAGGTAGAGGATACACGTGtaccaccaccacaaccaccAATGCCTTCCccatcaccaccatcaccgATTTactcaccaccaccaccggttCACTCACCGCCGCCTCCGGTTTattcatcaccaccaccaccacatgTCTACTCTCCACCTCCACCAGTTGCTTCTCCTCCACcgccatcaccaccaccaccagttcactctcctccaccaccaccggttttctctccaccaccaccagttttctctccaccaccaccatcaccagtATACTCACCACCGCCTCCAAGCCactcaccaccaccaccagtaTATTCTCCGCCTCCACCAACTTtctcaccaccaccaacacATAATACAAACCAACCACCAATGGGAGCTCCAACACCGACTCAAGCACCAACACCATCCTCTGAAACAACCCAAGTGCCAACTccatcatcagaatcagatCAATCACAAATTTTGTCACCAGTTCAAGCTCCAACACCGGTTCAATCCTCAACCCCATCCTCTGAACCAACCCAAGTGCCAactccatcatcatcagaatcataTCAAGCACCAAATTTGTCACCAGTTCAAGCTCCAACACCGGTTCAAGCCCCAACCACATCCTCTGAAACATCTCAAGTACCAACTCCATCATCAGAATCAAACCAGTCACCAAGTCAAGCTCCAACACCAATTCTTGAACCGGTTCATGCCCCAACACCAAACTCTAAACCGGTCCAATCACCAACACCATCAAGCGAACCGGTCTCATCACCAGAACAATCAGAAGAAGTTGAAGCACCAGAACCAACACCCGTCAATCCATCATCAGtaccatcatcttctccttccaCTGACACATCTATTCCACCACCGGAAAACaacgacgatgatgatgatggggaTTTCGTCCTACCACCACACATTGGATTCCAATATGCatcgccaccaccaccaatgTTCCAAGGATATTAA
- a CDS encoding AP2/B3-like transcriptional factor family protein (AP2/B3-like transcriptional factor family protein; FUNCTIONS IN: DNA binding, sequence-specific DNA binding transcription factor activity; INVOLVED IN: regulation of transcription, DNA-dependent; LOCATED IN: cellular_component unknown; CONTAINS InterPro DOMAIN/s: Transcriptional factor B3 (InterPro:IPR003340); BEST Arabidopsis thaliana protein match is: AP2/B3-like transcriptional factor family protein (TAIR:AT3G18960.1); Has 448 Blast hits to 416 proteins in 17 species: Archae - 0; Bacteria - 0; Metazoa - 0; Fungi - 0; Plants - 448; Viruses - 0; Other Eukaryotes - 0 (source: NCBI BLink).), translating into MRNMHTNRRSPGPITSAATQRRLKPEPEPTVKKFIKIILLSRIIEKMMKVPARFVRFGPKLTDNVTLQTPVGFKRSIRIKRIGDEVWFEKGWSEFAEAHSLSDGHFLFFHYEGDSCFRVVIFDVSASEIEYPLDDTDDNREEVMDDDEQGFTGFESSDDDGEVVDMDELLKKKKKKPRVNIKSENVIILD; encoded by the exons atgaGGAATATGCATACTAACCGGAGATCACCGGGTCCAATCACGTCGGCAGCAACTCAACGCCGGCTAAAACCGGAGCCAGAACCGACGGTGAAGAAATTCATCAAGATTATTCTCCTCTCAAGAATCATAGAAAAAATGATG AAAGTTCCGGCTAGATTTGTGAGGTTTGGTCCTAAACTCACTGACAACGTGACTCTCCAGACTCCTGTTGGTTTCAAGAGATCAATTCGGATTAAAAGAATCGGTGATGAGGTTTGGTTCGAGAAAGGTTGGAGTGAGTTTGCAGAGGCTCACTCTTTAAGTGATGGTCactttctgttttttcattacGAAGGGGATTCTTGTTTCCGTGTTGTGATCTTTGATGTGTCTGCTTCTGAGATTGAATATCCATTGGATGATACTGATGATAATAGAGAAGAAGttatggatgatgatgaacaagGGTTTACTGGTTTTGAAagtagtgatgatgatggtgaagtTGTTGATATGGATgaattgttgaagaagaagaagaagaaaccaagagTCAACATTAAGTCTGAGAATGTCATAATACTTG ACTAG